Proteins from one Ignavibacteriota bacterium genomic window:
- a CDS encoding T9SS type A sorting domain-containing protein, which yields LYYQYYVMKDGQDIRESFYNFEYTGSDNSLAERRAVTPAAATFTVEDIVDSKTVMNRMPTFRNLSVLARNVRVTWVCDLRPAYYQTLKGDTLFDIQGSDHIYDPATVYTSGLWMNGPATGGWTTWGQTLRDDAPKRMYDDGTNGDAVAGDHFYTVQFLYGPDSTGSKKFVGQEFKFGIKGGDNEGGQGGFGNNHYENIDDSQAEVTINTAFGSINPKYYDGWDYNTGTPTSVDRLGGAPVVYRLDQNYPNPFNPSTNITYSVPASGWVTLKVFNALGQYMTTLVSGPAEAGDYRVQFDASGFESGVYMYELSVNGFRQTRTMTLVK from the coding sequence GCTGTACTATCAGTACTACGTGATGAAGGACGGCCAGGACATCCGCGAGTCGTTCTACAACTTCGAGTACACGGGCAGCGACAACTCGCTGGCCGAGCGCCGCGCGGTGACGCCGGCGGCCGCGACCTTCACGGTCGAGGACATCGTCGACAGCAAGACCGTGATGAACCGCATGCCGACCTTCCGCAACCTCTCCGTGCTCGCGCGGAACGTGCGTGTCACGTGGGTCTGTGATCTGCGTCCGGCCTATTACCAGACGCTGAAGGGCGACACGTTGTTCGACATCCAGGGCAGCGATCACATCTACGATCCCGCAACCGTGTACACATCGGGCCTGTGGATGAACGGTCCGGCAACCGGCGGTTGGACGACGTGGGGTCAGACGCTCCGTGACGATGCGCCGAAGCGCATGTACGACGACGGCACCAACGGTGACGCCGTCGCGGGCGACCACTTCTACACCGTGCAGTTCTTGTATGGACCCGATTCCACCGGCAGCAAGAAGTTTGTCGGCCAGGAATTCAAGTTCGGCATCAAGGGCGGCGACAACGAAGGTGGTCAGGGCGGATTCGGTAACAACCACTACGAGAACATCGACGACTCGCAGGCCGAGGTTACCATCAACACCGCGTTCGGATCCATCAATCCGAAGTACTACGACGGTTGGGATTACAACACCGGCACACCGACTTCGGTAGACCGCCTCGGCGGCGCACCTGTCGTGTACCGTCTCGACCAGAACTATCCGAACCCCTTCAACCCGAGCACCAACATCACGTACTCCGTGCCGGCTTCCGGCTGGGTGACGCTGAAGGTGTTCAACGCCCTCGGGCAGTACATGACCACACTCGTCAGCGGTCCCGCCGAAGCGGGCGATTACCGCGTGCAGTTCGACGCCTCCGGCTTCGAGAGCGGCGTGTACATGTACGAACTCAGCGTGAACGGCTTCCGCCAGACACGCACGATGACACTCGTGAAATAA